The Labeo rohita strain BAU-BD-2019 chromosome 19, IGBB_LRoh.1.0, whole genome shotgun sequence genome window below encodes:
- the LOC127181559 gene encoding uncharacterized protein LOC127181559, whose protein sequence is MLLSSSMEGVLTELRRSSNVGRALLPPPEAPDGLPESLRGRPIVLLHGLAELLPDPSFCLHNHPGCRPLGPPVPLSCFWSPTNQPGSIGLLLQPDGIPYFRCPPPGSGIAATRGTRDPTATAPNSRVNNGGGEHSPLGLNVSILPRNLVKALPEMRVEDLSDRGLCQAFPTDPHSTFGPAESVQLPPPPTDPTHHQVVIS, encoded by the exons ATGTTATTGTCTTCCTCAATGGAAGGCGTGTTGACGGAATTGAGGAGATCCTCGAA TGTTGGTAGGGCACTGCTTCCCCCTCCTGAGGCGCCGGACGGTTTGCCAGAATCTCTTCGAGGCCGACCGATAGTCCTTCTCCATGGCCTCGCCGAACTCCTCCCAGACCCGAGTTTTTGCCTCCACAACCACCCGGGCTGCCGTCCGCTTGGCCCACCGGTACCTCTCAGCTGCTTCTGGAGTCCCACGAACCAACCAGGCTCGATAGGACTCCTTCTTCAGCCTGACGGCATCCCTTACTTCCGATGTCCACCACCGGGTTCGGGGATTGCCGCCACGAGAGGCACCAGAGACCCTACAGCCACAGCTCCGAACAGCCGCGTTAACAATGGAGGCGGAGAACATAGTCCACTCGGACTCAATGTCTCCATCCTCCCTCGGAATCTGGTTAAAGCTCTGCCGGAGATGAGAGTTGAAGACCTCTCTGACAGGGGGCTCTGCCAAGCTTTCCCAACAGACCCTCACAGTACGTTTGGGCCTGCCGAGTCTGTCCAGCTTCCTCCCCCGCCAACGGATCCAACTCACCACCAGGTGGTGATCAGTTGA
- the LOC127182287 gene encoding uncharacterized protein LOC127182287 has protein sequence MGISTSKSEVMVLSRKRVACPLQVGVESLPQVEEFKYLGVLFTSEGRMEREIDRRIGAASAVMQSLYRSVVVKKELSCKAKLSIYRSIYVPTLTYGHELWVMTERIRSRIQAAEMSFLRRVAGRSLRDRVRSSVTREELGVDPLLLHIERGQLRWLGHLFRMPPGRLPGEVFRACPTGRRPRGRPRTRWRDYVSRLAWERLGVPPEELEEVSGEREVWASLLRLLPPRPGSG, from the coding sequence ATGGGAATCAGCACCTCTAAATCTGAGGTCATGGTTCTCAGTCGGAAAAGGGTGGCTTGTCCTCTTCAGGTTGGTGTGGAGTCCCTGCCCCAGGTGGAGGAGTTTAAGTATCTGGGGGTCTTGTTCACGAGTGAGGGAAGGATGGAGCGGGAGATCGACAGACGGATCGGTGCAGCTTCTGCAGTAATGCAGTCGCTGTACCGGTCTGTCGTGGTGAAGAAAGAGCTGAGCTGTAAGGCGAAGCTCTCGATTTACCGGTCGATCTACGTTCCTACTCTCACCTATGGTCATGAGCTTTGGGTCATGACCGAAAGGATAAGATCCCGGATACAAGCGGCCGAAATGAGTTTTCTCCGTAGGGTGGCTGGGCGCTCCCTTAGAGATAGGGTGAGGAGCTCGGTCACTCGGGAGGAGCTCGGAGTAGACCCGCTGCTCCTTCACATCGAGAGAGGCCAGTTGAGGTGGCTCGGGCATCTGTTCCGGATGCCTCCTGGACGCCTCCCTGGGGAGGTGTTCCGGGCATGTCCCACCGGGAGGAGGCCCCGGGGAAGACCCAGGACACGCTGGAGGGACTATGTCTCTCGGCTGGCCTGGGAACGCCTCGGTGTTCCGCCGGAAGAGCTGGAGGAAGTGTCTGGGGAGAGGGAAGTCTGGGCGTCTCTGCTTAGACTGCTGCCCCCGCGACCCGGTTCCGGATAA